A section of the Festucalex cinctus isolate MCC-2025b chromosome 9, RoL_Fcin_1.0, whole genome shotgun sequence genome encodes:
- the LOC144026080 gene encoding uncharacterized protein LOC144026080, whose amino-acid sequence MLTPEKSGAQPSTSAQMTFHRTMTTTMGPMQDSLGQSSKECEDRAHSNVRPLVLRQRKLPLIGPKVTLLTVSRTKNVHQPIHPRKKDPKDSGWLEVDEFGWQPTIFPFAAKPGPRDAAAELNSHLPADILELFITDELLQHIVHHTNLYANQSMQKQTDKNCCARVNSLQRVFQIVCSDCYCCM is encoded by the exons atgctaacaccggagaaaagtggtgcacaaccgagcacgtctgcacagatgacgtttcatcggacgatgacgactactatgggtccgatgcaagacagtcttggacagtcttccaaagaatgtgaag atcgtgctcacagcaacgtccgaccgctggttctacgacaaagaaag ctccccctcatagggcccaaagtgacccttctcacagtgagcagaacaaag aatgtgcatcaaccaatacacccaagaaaaaaag atcccaaagattctggctggcttgaagttgatgaattcggctggcagccaaccatcttcccctttgctgcaaaaccaggaccaagggatgctgcagcagagctgaattcccacctgccagctgacatcctggagctcttcatcacggatgaacttctccagcacatcgttcatcataccaacctctacgcaaatcagtccatgcagaagcagactgacaaaaactgttgcgcacgtgtaaatagtttgcaaagagttttccaaattgtttgttctgattgctactgttgcatgtaa